In Methanobrevibacter ruminantium, one genomic interval encodes:
- a CDS encoding ARPP-1 family domain-containing protein gives MPVSLNRNGHKDYLTLKRGISAGFVEISECEVSTVGTVLPRNKANVPLVLIDGDEIVGAKQKRIMNRSLIVPPLTTMEVSVSCTEQGRWHYDRTGYRTHFDYSDIAADFSTRRNKAEDLFENDSCQSTVWNSIHDLERKTSFKSRTSALHDNFINLRSKLDEYLKHFHVEYGQRGAIFIINGEIKGLELFANPSIYHDYHEKIFRSYIMEAIVDYRSSCGCENFYGFLREISCSEFRPSRRERIGRHLHFANDCGFGAALFDGCTLVHLNYFSGGKSRTIRRKTGRRYGSFRDFVDDS, from the coding sequence ATTCCAGTAAGTTTAAACCGTAATGGTCATAAGGACTATTTGACCTTGAAAAGAGGAATAAGTGCAGGTTTCGTTGAAATAAGTGAATGTGAAGTGTCCACTGTAGGAACTGTTTTACCTAGAAACAAAGCTAATGTGCCATTAGTCTTGATTGATGGAGATGAGATTGTAGGAGCTAAGCAAAAACGTATTATGAACAGGTCCCTCATAGTTCCACCATTAACAACTATGGAGGTCTCTGTAAGCTGTACTGAACAGGGAAGATGGCATTATGATAGAACTGGTTATAGGACTCATTTTGACTATTCTGATATTGCAGCAGACTTTTCTACAAGAAGAAACAAGGCGGAGGATCTATTTGAAAATGATTCTTGCCAATCTACCGTTTGGAACTCCATACATGACCTTGAGAGGAAAACATCTTTTAAATCCAGAACAAGCGCTTTGCATGACAATTTCATAAACCTTAGGTCTAAACTTGATGAGTATTTGAAACATTTCCATGTGGAATATGGCCAACGCGGTGCCATATTCATTATCAATGGAGAAATTAAAGGCTTAGAGTTATTCGCTAACCCTTCAATCTATCATGATTACCATGAAAAGATCTTCAGAAGCTATATCATGGAAGCGATAGTTGACTACAGGTCAAGTTGTGGTTGTGAAAACTTTTATGGATTCCTAAGAGAAATTTCCTGCAGTGAATTCAGACCATCCAGAAGGGAAAGAATTGGAAGGCATCTTCATTTTGCAAATGATTGTGGATTTGGTGCTGCCTTATTTGATGGATGCACTTTGGTTCATTTAAATTATTTCAGTGGTGGCAAATCAAGAACCATTAGAAGAAAGACCGGCAGAAGATACGGAAGCTTTAGGGATTTCGTAGACGATTCCTAA
- the sstT gene encoding serine/threonine transporter SstT codes for MNKYVEKWVESSLILKILIGLIIGAILGLAVPQYEMIGLLGQLFVSALKAIAPLLVFVLVASALAKAGEGIRSRFKTVIVLYIFSTFLSAMVAVTGSFLFPVSMHLTQAGEVTAPGDLGEVISNMLLNIFTNPLQSLSQGDYLGILFWAIVFGICLKQVGSPTTKNVFEDCANATSLIVKGIIQFAPIGIMSLVFSAVAESGLSIFIQYGQLILLLVACIATVALITDPLIAAFALRRNPYPLVITCLKESGITAFFTRSSAANIPVNMRLCERLGLDKDFYSISIPLGATINMEGAAITITIMTLAVCHTLGITVDLPTTIVLCIISTLAAAGSSGVAGGSLLLIPMACSLFGIPADISMQAIAVGFIIGVIQDSCETALNSSGDALFSATAEYHDRAKAGEPVNFLGEFAKDKEEATA; via the coding sequence ATGAATAAATATGTTGAAAAATGGGTTGAATCCAGCCTAATATTAAAAATACTTATTGGATTAATCATTGGGGCAATTTTAGGCCTTGCTGTTCCGCAATATGAAATGATTGGGCTTTTAGGTCAATTGTTTGTAAGCGCTCTTAAAGCTATTGCTCCATTGCTTGTTTTTGTATTGGTTGCTTCTGCTTTAGCTAAAGCTGGAGAAGGTATAAGAAGCAGATTCAAAACTGTAATTGTCTTGTATATATTCTCAACATTCCTATCTGCTATGGTTGCAGTTACCGGCAGTTTCCTATTCCCTGTGTCAATGCATCTTACACAAGCAGGTGAAGTAACTGCTCCTGGAGATTTAGGTGAAGTCATAAGCAATATGCTATTGAATATTTTCACTAACCCCTTGCAGTCACTCTCTCAAGGGGATTATCTTGGAATCTTATTTTGGGCAATTGTATTCGGTATCTGCTTGAAGCAAGTTGGAAGTCCAACTACAAAGAATGTATTTGAAGACTGTGCAAACGCTACAAGCTTGATTGTAAAAGGAATCATTCAGTTTGCTCCTATCGGTATTATGTCACTTGTATTCAGTGCAGTGGCGGAAAGCGGTTTAAGCATTTTCATTCAATACGGACAATTGATCTTACTCCTTGTTGCTTGTATTGCAACAGTTGCATTGATTACAGATCCATTGATTGCAGCATTCGCTTTGAGACGTAATCCTTATCCTCTTGTTATCACTTGCCTTAAGGAAAGTGGTATCACTGCGTTCTTTACAAGAAGTTCAGCAGCGAACATTCCAGTGAATATGAGACTTTGTGAAAGATTAGGGCTTGACAAGGACTTCTATTCAATCAGTATTCCACTTGGAGCTACAATCAACATGGAAGGGGCAGCTATTACAATCACAATCATGACTTTAGCTGTATGTCATACTTTAGGAATTACTGTAGACTTGCCTACAACAATTGTTTTATGTATTATATCCACATTGGCTGCAGCAGGATCTTCTGGTGTTGCTGGAGGTTCCTTATTGCTTATTCCAATGGCTTGTTCATTGTTTGGAATACCTGCAGACATTTCCATGCAAGCTATTGCTGTAGGATTCATCATTGGTGTAATTCAAGACTCTTGTGAAACCGCTCTTAACTCAAGTGGGGATGCATTGTTCTCTGCAACAGCTGAGTATCATGACAGGGCAAAGGCAGGAGAACCTGTTAATTTCCTAGGTGAATTCGCTAAAGATAAGGAAGAGGCAACTGCTTAA
- the cca gene encoding CCA tRNA nucleotidyltransferase, with translation MNYESILNELRPTPEEIEAVNETTEKVIDFINELCEKEDIDAKANAVGSVAKNTWLRGKSDIDIFISFPIDTDMDYLKENGLDIAYKTNDALNGNASEHYASHPYLTCDIDGFEVDIVPCYAIEEGQSIISAVDRTILHTRYIQKHLSKEQEDEVLLLKKFMDAVGTYGSEFKTGGFAGYLCELLILKYGTFEKTLRVAQNWKKHTEIDLEGYGTAGNAIFKDDPLVFIDPTDKNRNVGAALRMERYVDFIVASRNFLAIVDDNELDEKIREEKIIEFFKPLEKEHLSDKSNEEIAKIIMESFKDRQTKTLILKFKIPENISADALHPQLLKTVSSICEKIEMEEFSVFKYDYWTDEERFVIFTIELNVFKQGKYYIHKGPKVWPKKACDNFKKKWQDALYPLDEFMVLTREREFKTAKEFLEKTLDDDHIHIFKIGKNIKEAICDDDCQPMEIDEFLNGLDNQFNYDTSNQNSEELARDYLNSLDDFLNPGQYIKR, from the coding sequence ATGAACTATGAATCAATTTTAAATGAATTAAGACCAACTCCTGAGGAGATTGAAGCAGTTAATGAAACAACTGAAAAGGTAATTGATTTCATTAATGAACTCTGCGAAAAAGAAGATATTGATGCTAAAGCAAATGCTGTAGGTTCTGTTGCTAAAAACACTTGGTTAAGAGGTAAATCTGATATAGACATTTTCATTAGTTTTCCTATAGATACTGATATGGATTATCTTAAGGAAAATGGATTGGATATTGCATACAAAACCAATGATGCATTGAATGGAAATGCATCAGAGCATTATGCTTCCCATCCTTATTTAACATGTGACATAGATGGATTTGAAGTTGATATAGTTCCTTGCTATGCTATTGAAGAAGGCCAATCCATTATTTCTGCTGTTGACAGAACAATTTTACATACAAGATATATCCAAAAGCATTTAAGCAAAGAGCAGGAAGATGAGGTTCTTTTGCTAAAGAAGTTTATGGATGCTGTTGGCACATATGGGTCTGAATTCAAGACAGGTGGTTTTGCAGGTTATTTATGTGAATTGCTTATCTTAAAGTATGGCACTTTTGAAAAAACTTTAAGGGTTGCTCAGAACTGGAAAAAACATACTGAAATTGATTTGGAAGGTTACGGTACCGCAGGAAATGCTATTTTTAAAGATGATCCTCTTGTTTTCATTGACCCAACAGATAAAAACAGAAATGTTGGGGCGGCTTTAAGAATGGAAAGGTATGTTGATTTCATTGTTGCTTCAAGAAACTTTTTAGCCATTGTTGATGATAATGAATTGGATGAAAAGATAAGGGAAGAAAAGATAATTGAATTCTTCAAGCCTCTTGAAAAGGAGCATTTATCAGACAAGTCCAATGAAGAAATAGCTAAAATCATTATGGAATCTTTTAAGGATAGACAAACCAAAACATTGATTTTAAAGTTTAAAATTCCTGAAAACATATCTGCTGATGCCCTTCATCCACAACTACTCAAAACTGTCAGTTCCATATGTGAAAAGATAGAGATGGAAGAATTTTCTGTATTTAAATATGATTATTGGACAGATGAAGAGAGATTCGTTATTTTTACCATAGAGCTCAATGTATTCAAGCAAGGAAAATACTACATACACAAAGGTCCTAAAGTATGGCCTAAGAAAGCTTGTGACAATTTCAAGAAGAAATGGCAGGATGCTTTATATCCTTTAGATGAATTTATGGTTTTAACAAGGGAAAGAGAGTTTAAGACTGCAAAAGAATTTTTAGAAAAGACCCTTGATGATGATCATATCCATATATTCAAGATTGGAAAGAACATAAAAGAAGCTATTTGCGATGATGATTGCCAACCTATGGAAATAGATGAATTCCTAAATGGTTTGGACAATCAATTCAATTATGACACTTCCAATCAAAATAGTGAAGAATTAGCAAGAGATTATTTAAACTCTTTAGATGACTTTTTGAATCCTGGACAGTATATTAAAAGATAA
- the thpR gene encoding RNA 2',3'-cyclic phosphodiesterase, with translation MKTSKSETIRSFLAIELDQELVPKILDVQKEFKKTNANIKYVPSKNMHFTLKFFGNIDLDMVEDIADAVNKVIKNYSSFDLNIKKCGCFPNKHVIKVLWLGLDEGSPIINLQKDLDKEFKKLGFKKEKNFISHLTIGRVKSPKNKKEIRQTIEKFEDIEIGNFTVSKICLKKSTLTPQGPIYEDIKVFELN, from the coding sequence ATGAAAACAAGTAAATCTGAAACCATCAGAAGCTTTTTAGCCATTGAACTTGATCAAGAATTGGTGCCTAAGATTCTAGATGTTCAAAAGGAATTTAAGAAGACAAATGCCAATATAAAATATGTTCCATCAAAGAACATGCATTTTACCTTAAAGTTCTTTGGAAACATTGATTTGGATATGGTTGAGGATATAGCTGATGCAGTAAATAAAGTCATAAAAAATTATTCCTCTTTTGATTTGAATATTAAGAAATGTGGCTGTTTCCCAAATAAACATGTAATTAAAGTTCTATGGTTGGGATTGGATGAAGGCTCTCCAATAATTAATCTTCAAAAGGACCTTGATAAGGAATTTAAAAAATTAGGATTCAAGAAGGAAAAGAACTTCATTTCCCATTTGACTATCGGAAGAGTGAAAAGTCCTAAGAATAAAAAAGAGATAAGGCAAACAATTGAAAAATTTGAAGATATTGAAATTGGAAATTTCACTGTTTCTAAAATCTGCTTAAAAAAGAGCACTTTAACCCCTCAAGGACCAATCTATGAGGATATTAAAGTGTTTGAATTGAATTAA
- a CDS encoding putative quinol monooxygenase, producing the protein MSFIVVMAELIPKEGAEEKLIPLAEALVEATLKEEGNIGYKCLRSITDGTFTFVEEWESVEALSDHLNSTHFKLFSKESADLAEDMEIKVLSAEEVNLYE; encoded by the coding sequence ATGAGCTTTATTGTAGTTATGGCAGAACTTATACCAAAAGAAGGAGCAGAAGAGAAATTGATTCCTCTAGCAGAGGCATTGGTCGAAGCAACCCTTAAAGAGGAAGGAAACATTGGTTATAAATGCTTAAGATCAATTACAGATGGAACTTTTACTTTCGTTGAAGAGTGGGAAAGCGTAGAAGCATTAAGTGACCATTTGAATTCAACTCATTTCAAATTATTCTCAAAGGAATCTGCTGATTTAGCTGAGGATATGGAAATTAAAGTGCTTAGCGCTGAAGAAGTAAATTTATATGAATAA
- the npdG gene encoding NADPH-dependent F420 reductase codes for MIVSVIGGTGPQGLGIALRLAIEGVEVIVGSRKEEKALDVVAEAKEKYADYDLNIKGLANEDAAKEGDILILTVPLAAQKPTVEGIKEFCTDKIVLDATVPLETAIGGKPFRFIDLMEGSAAERTASILDGTGAKVICAFCNISNSHLSNIPEDIDCDCLIAGDDKEAKEIAAELINKIPGVRTIDTGILEKSRIIEKITPLLIGLNIKYKSHYGGLRITGIPKLDE; via the coding sequence ATGATCGTAAGTGTAATTGGTGGAACTGGTCCACAAGGTTTAGGAATTGCTCTCAGATTAGCAATTGAAGGTGTAGAAGTTATTGTTGGTTCCCGTAAAGAGGAAAAAGCATTAGACGTTGTTGCAGAAGCTAAAGAAAAATATGCAGACTATGACTTAAACATAAAAGGTTTAGCTAACGAAGATGCAGCAAAAGAAGGTGACATCTTAATCCTCACTGTACCTCTCGCAGCACAAAAACCTACTGTAGAAGGAATCAAGGAATTCTGTACTGACAAGATTGTTTTAGATGCAACCGTACCTTTAGAAACTGCAATCGGCGGAAAACCATTCAGATTCATTGACTTAATGGAAGGATCCGCAGCAGAAAGAACTGCATCAATCCTTGACGGAACCGGTGCAAAAGTTATCTGTGCATTCTGTAACATCAGTAACTCCCACTTATCCAACATTCCAGAAGACATCGACTGTGACTGTTTAATTGCTGGTGACGACAAAGAAGCAAAAGAAATTGCAGCAGAACTCATCAACAAAATCCCTGGTGTAAGAACCATCGATACTGGAATATTGGAAAAATCCAGAATCATCGAAAAGATTACCCCATTGTTAATCGGATTAAACATCAAATACAAATCCCATTACGGTGGACTCAGAATCACTGGAATTCCAAAATTAGATGAATAA
- a CDS encoding 3-hydroxyacyl-CoA dehydrogenase, with translation MEIKKVVVAGGGVLGSQIAYQSAFCGFDVTVWLRSEGSIERAKPKFERLLNIYLATMEQMKTDKSAYCRGFSKTPDLSDEEIDALKEQAQKAFDSLTLTTSYEEAAEDADLVIEAIAEDPNQKITFYEELAKYLPEKTIVVTNSSTLLPSQFAEHTGRPEKYLAFHFANNIWAQNTAEVMPHPGTDPQYFDAIVQFAEDINMVPIKVLKEQPGYVLNSLLVPFLSAGQALWAEEVADPETIDLTWRLATGAPNGPFQILDVVGLVTAYNIVIMDPRSQDPNTTQGKIALKLKEKIDAGETGINAGKGFYEY, from the coding sequence ATGGAAATTAAAAAAGTTGTAGTGGCTGGTGGAGGAGTACTCGGTAGTCAAATCGCTTATCAATCCGCTTTCTGCGGTTTTGATGTAACCGTATGGCTTAGAAGCGAAGGCTCAATCGAAAGGGCCAAACCTAAGTTTGAAAGATTGCTGAACATCTATTTGGCAACAATGGAACAAATGAAAACTGACAAATCCGCTTACTGCAGAGGATTCAGCAAAACTCCAGACCTAAGTGATGAAGAAATCGATGCATTGAAAGAGCAAGCTCAAAAGGCATTCGACAGCTTGACACTTACAACAAGCTATGAAGAGGCAGCAGAAGATGCAGACCTTGTAATTGAAGCAATTGCAGAAGACCCTAATCAAAAGATTACATTCTATGAGGAATTGGCAAAATACTTGCCTGAAAAGACAATTGTTGTAACCAATTCATCCACATTGCTTCCAAGCCAGTTTGCAGAACACACAGGACGCCCTGAAAAGTATCTCGCTTTCCACTTTGCAAACAATATCTGGGCTCAAAACACTGCTGAAGTAATGCCACACCCTGGAACCGATCCACAATACTTCGATGCAATCGTTCAATTTGCAGAAGACATCAACATGGTTCCAATCAAAGTATTGAAGGAACAACCTGGATACGTGCTCAATTCCCTGCTTGTACCTTTCCTTTCTGCAGGACAGGCATTATGGGCAGAGGAAGTGGCAGACCCTGAAACAATCGACTTGACATGGAGGCTTGCTACAGGAGCTCCTAACGGACCGTTCCAAATCTTAGACGTTGTAGGACTTGTAACTGCATATAACATTGTCATTATGGACCCTAGGTCCCAAGACCCTAACACAACTCAAGGCAAAATAGCTCTCAAGCTTAAGGAAAAAATAGATGCTGGTGAAACCGGTATCAATGCAGGAAAAGGATTCTACGAATACTAA
- a CDS encoding MarR family winged helix-turn-helix transcriptional regulator, translating into MTKKIKSEFYDYNRLGDLLFIFHKNHKTYLNNALAQYDLNLIQVLCMLRVYNEENLNQKDLSDSLYITKGAITKAIKKLESNGIIIREQSSTDKRHNILRLSEKGKNLIPILEEINNEWEKKMGLDKLDDDFFKTFIDLAFKSAELNEWE; encoded by the coding sequence ATGACAAAGAAAATCAAATCCGAATTTTATGATTACAATCGTTTGGGAGACCTGCTTTTTATTTTTCATAAAAATCATAAGACCTATCTGAACAATGCCTTGGCACAATATGACTTGAATTTGATTCAGGTATTATGTATGCTTAGAGTGTACAATGAAGAAAATTTGAATCAAAAGGACTTGTCTGATAGCCTTTACATTACAAAAGGAGCCATTACCAAGGCAATCAAGAAATTAGAATCAAACGGAATCATCATTAGGGAGCAATCATCAACAGACAAAAGACACAACATCCTGCGATTATCCGAAAAAGGCAAGAATCTGATTCCAATCCTAGAGGAAATAAACAATGAATGGGAAAAGAAAATGGGACTGGATAAGCTGGATGATGATTTTTTTAAAACATTCATTGATTTAGCATTCAAATCCGCTGAATTGAATGAATGGGAATAA
- the comD gene encoding sulfopyruvate decarboxylase subunit alpha, whose protein sequence is MDSSKAVYDGLKCVGIDFIVSVPCVNLSKILDMIDEDDEIIHVPVTREEEGIGLCAGAYLGGKKVAILMQNSGLGNSINALKSLTQLYEMPLLMIMSHRGTEGEGICGQVPMGESTPRILEAMDFKYFKPEKPEEAYENIKEAWDLSLQEGKPVSVLLEIKYW, encoded by the coding sequence ATGGACAGTAGCAAAGCCGTTTATGATGGGCTTAAATGTGTTGGAATCGATTTTATCGTAAGCGTTCCATGTGTAAATCTATCAAAGATATTGGATATGATTGATGAAGATGATGAAATCATACATGTTCCTGTTACACGAGAGGAAGAGGGAATAGGATTATGTGCTGGAGCGTATCTTGGAGGAAAGAAAGTGGCAATATTGATGCAGAATTCAGGACTTGGAAACTCAATAAATGCATTGAAATCACTTACTCAATTGTATGAAATGCCTTTGCTTATGATAATGAGCCATAGGGGAACTGAAGGGGAAGGCATTTGCGGACAGGTTCCTATGGGAGAGTCCACTCCAAGGATTTTAGAGGCAATGGACTTTAAATATTTCAAGCCGGAAAAACCGGAGGAAGCCTATGAAAATATAAAAGAGGCATGGGATTTGTCTCTTCAAGAAGGAAAGCCAGTGAGTGTTTTATTGGAGATTAAATATTGGTGA
- the comE gene encoding sulfopyruvate decarboxylase subunit beta: MARREAIEDIMKCIDDELIICNIGFPSRELYDIEDREENFYMIGSMGLASSIGLGLALAQPERDIVVIDGDGSLLMNMGSLVTVFANNPSNFTWIVIDNGAYGSTGNQDTYAQKVDLVDIAKGVGFKNSYHFEDINLKELIKSDDAGFVVYETEAGNSKAPIIDLDPVTIRDRFMALFNEN, translated from the coding sequence ATGGCAAGAAGAGAAGCTATTGAAGATATAATGAAATGCATTGATGATGAGCTTATCATCTGTAATATAGGATTTCCATCAAGGGAATTGTATGATATTGAAGATAGGGAAGAAAACTTTTATATGATTGGATCAATGGGTCTTGCATCATCAATCGGCCTTGGTTTGGCGCTGGCACAACCTGAAAGGGATATAGTTGTAATTGATGGAGACGGTTCACTCTTAATGAATATGGGTTCTCTTGTTACAGTATTTGCAAATAATCCTTCTAACTTTACTTGGATTGTAATAGACAATGGAGCATATGGTTCAACTGGAAATCAGGACACTTATGCTCAAAAGGTCGATTTGGTTGATATTGCTAAAGGGGTTGGATTTAAAAACAGTTATCACTTTGAGGACATCAATTTGAAGGAATTAATTAAAAGTGATGATGCTGGTTTTGTAGTCTATGAAACTGAAGCAGGCAATTCTAAAGCTCCAATAATCGATTTGGACCCAGTTACAATTAGAGATAGATTTATGGCATTATTTAATGAAAATTAG
- the hdrA gene encoding ferredoxin:CoB-CoM heterodisulfide reductase subunit HdrA, translated as MMEELKVGVFLCECGGNIADIVDLDKVRSELDVEFIGQFENLCSLNGRKLIRDAIFEHDLDRVVIAACSPISHEKTFQDYVKPLNPYLMDMANIREQCSWVHSDKEKATQKALTLINASIEKLKQSEAVDPIYCQTPNEVAIIGGGIAGMNAALSLAKQGIKVTIIEQSPSIGGHMAKIGKVFSPVKIAEECGMCLLNPILNELVWHDNIEIMTNARVIEAERRAGTYNLIIEQCPRYVDIEKCIACGKCSEACEVEVPNDWNDNLSMRKAIYRPFGQSYPEAYVIDMDNCEKCGKCVKACNMKAIKLRGKSERSLLQVGSIIVATGHKLFDMSKRPEYGYDRYDDVITQSELGRITGVNGPTKGKLLKANGEVPKRVVMIQCVGSRDEKPDGHKYCSKICCTVALKNANIIKHKYPDTDVLICYTDVRTPGMFEKYYKHTQENQVRFLRGRPGEVVKKGDNFIVRTEDTLKGEFIEIEADMVVLSTAMEPSDGTREIAEILNIGTTEDGFIKESHPKIKPVATDVQGIFVCGTAHDPKDITDSIMQATAAAAKVAEYNYGKVEIEPFIAEIDNESCILCGECISRCKYKSMSIQQDEIYIDPMSCTGCGKCLTGCNQRAITVNGNIDEKITSTIKGVLSKKQEGQRMILVFLDNIGYTAADNIGVNRLSYPESIHIIKVISVNRVRPRHIRYALDHGADGVFIGEFPGDLMYDEVERKIQRVKDRILEMDEDPERLMFSKVYIPYFSGLARKFIDFDKKIAQLDEGK; from the coding sequence ATGATGGAAGAATTGAAAGTTGGCGTATTCTTATGTGAATGCGGAGGAAATATAGCGGATATTGTAGATTTGGATAAGGTTCGAAGCGAGCTTGATGTTGAATTCATTGGCCAGTTTGAGAACTTATGTTCTCTCAATGGACGAAAACTGATTAGAGATGCAATATTTGAGCATGACCTTGACCGTGTTGTGATTGCAGCATGCTCTCCAATAAGCCATGAAAAAACATTTCAGGATTATGTGAAACCTCTAAACCCTTACTTAATGGACATGGCAAACATCCGTGAACAGTGCTCTTGGGTACACTCAGATAAGGAAAAAGCAACCCAAAAGGCCCTCACTCTCATCAACGCATCAATCGAAAAGCTGAAGCAATCAGAAGCTGTTGACCCTATTTACTGCCAAACCCCAAATGAAGTTGCAATAATCGGTGGGGGAATAGCTGGAATGAATGCAGCATTATCCCTTGCAAAGCAAGGAATCAAGGTAACAATAATAGAGCAGTCCCCCTCAATCGGAGGCCATATGGCAAAGATCGGTAAGGTCTTCTCACCAGTCAAGATTGCAGAAGAATGCGGCATGTGCCTTTTAAACCCAATATTGAATGAGCTTGTATGGCATGACAATATTGAAATAATGACCAATGCAAGAGTGATTGAAGCTGAAAGAAGAGCAGGAACCTATAATTTAATCATTGAACAATGTCCAAGATACGTTGACATTGAAAAATGCATTGCATGCGGCAAATGCAGTGAAGCCTGTGAAGTTGAAGTTCCAAATGACTGGAACGATAACCTCTCCATGAGAAAGGCAATTTACAGGCCATTCGGACAATCCTACCCAGAAGCCTATGTAATTGATATGGACAACTGTGAAAAATGTGGAAAATGTGTCAAGGCATGCAATATGAAGGCAATAAAGCTTAGGGGAAAAAGTGAAAGAAGCCTTCTCCAAGTGGGTTCAATCATCGTTGCAACAGGTCATAAGCTCTTTGACATGTCAAAAAGACCGGAATATGGGTACGACCGTTATGATGATGTTATAACCCAGTCTGAATTAGGACGTATCACTGGAGTGAACGGGCCTACAAAGGGCAAGCTACTAAAAGCCAATGGAGAAGTTCCTAAACGTGTAGTGATGATCCAATGTGTTGGTTCAAGGGATGAAAAGCCTGATGGACACAAATACTGCTCAAAGATTTGCTGTACAGTAGCCCTTAAGAATGCAAACATCATCAAGCATAAATACCCTGACACTGATGTATTAATATGTTATACTGATGTCAGAACCCCTGGAATGTTTGAAAAGTACTACAAGCACACTCAGGAAAATCAAGTTCGCTTCCTGAGAGGTCGACCTGGAGAAGTAGTCAAGAAAGGAGATAACTTCATAGTAAGAACAGAGGATACCTTGAAAGGAGAATTCATTGAAATTGAAGCAGACATGGTTGTTCTTTCAACAGCAATGGAGCCATCCGACGGCACTCGTGAAATCGCTGAAATCTTAAATATAGGAACAACAGAAGACGGTTTCATCAAGGAATCACATCCAAAAATCAAGCCTGTGGCTACTGATGTTCAGGGAATATTCGTATGTGGAACAGCACACGATCCAAAAGACATCACCGATTCAATCATGCAGGCAACAGCAGCAGCTGCAAAAGTTGCTGAATACAACTATGGAAAGGTTGAAATCGAGCCATTCATTGCAGAAATAGATAACGAAAGCTGCATACTTTGTGGAGAATGCATCTCAAGATGCAAATACAAATCAATGAGCATACAGCAGGATGAAATCTATATAGATCCAATGAGCTGTACAGGATGTGGTAAATGTCTTACCGGATGTAATCAAAGGGCAATTACAGTAAACGGTAACATTGATGAGAAAATCACATCCACAATCAAAGGAGTATTGTCTAAAAAGCAAGAAGGCCAACGCATGATTTTGGTATTCTTGGATAACATTGGATACACTGCTGCAGACAATATTGGAGTAAATAGACTGTCTTATCCCGAATCAATACACATCATTAAGGTTATTTCAGTAAATAGAGTTCGTCCAAGACATATCAGATATGCACTGGACCATGGTGCTGATGGAGTCTTCATTGGTGAATTCCCTGGAGACCTGATGTATGATGAGGTTGAGCGAAAAATCCAAAGAGTGAAAGATAGAATCCTTGAAATGGATGAAGATCCTGAAAGATTGATGTTTTCAAAAGTGTATATCCCATACTTTTCAGGACTTGCTCGTAAATTCATAGATTTTGATAAAAAAATTGCACAGTTGGATGAAGGGAAATAA